Proteins encoded within one genomic window of Halodesulfurarchaeum formicicum:
- a CDS encoding Fic family protein: MQQSELDSNAPGELISYGQRSYYEPDPLPPSPDLDLGDDFCERLSDATFWLGKLSGVSLELDFPPVLYTSLLRKEAMESAAIEGADVDYNALYSLETRSFDAGGDKIRGESAPDQTKDTQEVLNYEAAIEDGIEALDRGEALTVEWVHQLHETLLTGVPDDRVDTDTLGAYKTKPNHIGDFLPPVPDKVDGLMDALFTYYRTGGSYHSLVDIALFHYQFETIHPYGDGNGRLGRLLITLQLYDAGYLERPNLYLSEYFNRNKPTYVDRLEAVRYGGDWEAWVSFVIEGIARQAHESVDRTRSLADLKGQYDAEYGGKSYTKNQLALKLFEQPYVTSKTVQRLFDVKQPTASRVINDLVEEGVLEEVTGKGRNKEYRASEIFEILEQPPQTY, from the coding sequence ATGCAACAGTCCGAACTCGATTCTAACGCTCCTGGCGAACTCATCTCGTACGGCCAGCGGTCGTACTACGAGCCCGATCCGCTGCCGCCATCTCCGGATCTCGATCTCGGGGACGACTTCTGCGAGAGGCTTTCGGACGCGACGTTCTGGCTCGGGAAACTCAGTGGCGTGAGTCTCGAACTCGATTTCCCGCCAGTACTCTACACGTCACTTCTCCGGAAGGAAGCCATGGAATCAGCTGCAATCGAAGGCGCTGATGTCGACTACAACGCGCTTTACAGTCTCGAAACACGCTCGTTTGACGCCGGCGGAGACAAGATTCGCGGCGAATCCGCGCCGGACCAAACGAAGGACACACAGGAAGTTCTCAACTACGAAGCCGCTATCGAGGATGGTATCGAGGCACTCGACCGAGGCGAAGCCCTGACCGTCGAATGGGTACACCAACTCCACGAGACGCTTCTCACTGGCGTTCCAGACGACCGCGTCGATACCGATACTCTCGGTGCGTACAAGACGAAACCGAACCATATCGGTGACTTCCTGCCACCGGTTCCAGACAAGGTCGACGGCTTGATGGATGCGCTTTTCACTTACTACAGAACTGGCGGGAGCTACCACTCCCTCGTCGACATCGCGCTCTTCCATTATCAATTCGAGACCATCCATCCGTACGGCGACGGGAACGGTCGTCTCGGTCGGCTTCTCATCACGCTCCAGTTGTACGACGCTGGCTATCTCGAACGCCCGAATCTCTACCTCAGTGAATACTTCAATCGAAACAAGCCGACGTACGTCGATCGGTTGGAGGCCGTTCGATACGGTGGCGATTGGGAAGCGTGGGTTTCGTTCGTTATCGAGGGCATTGCTCGGCAGGCCCACGAGTCCGTCGACCGAACACGCTCGCTTGCCGACCTCAAGGGTCAGTACGACGCCGAATACGGGGGCAAGTCGTACACGAAAAACCAACTCGCATTGAAGCTCTTCGAACAGCCCTACGTCACGAGCAAGACTGTTCAACGGCTCTTCGATGTCAAGCAACCGACGGCGTCGCGAGTAATCAACGACCTCGTCGAGGAAGGGGTCCTTGAGGAAGTGACCGGGAAGGGACGCAACAAGGAATATCGAGCCAGCGAGATTTTCGAGATTCTGGAGCAACCACCCCAGACCTACTGA
- a CDS encoding sensor histidine kinase, translating to MDRPSSDSQLLDRIFETSPTGLVVLTPGGDITRCNDRAEELLGLEESDIEGKRYVEPEWQFTDEDGSPILESEHPFVRVRDSGGPIFGQVYRIERPHADPIVVSISGAPITADGTVARIVFAFEDITERRERERELEVMTRQLEVLNRVVRHDIRNEMAVVLGSIETAVDQVSDPDTMTNLERAQQAGDHVVSITKTARDLMEVVTATEPPELDPIEVAPILEEEVAMVREGTPDATVRIEGSIPTVSVRGTDLLDSVFRNLLSNAIDHSDQEAPTVTVSATVQDDRLRVSVADDGPGIPEAQKWSIFGKGDRGLESDGTGIGLYLVENLVTQFGGDVWVEDNEPRGAVFVVELDIVE from the coding sequence ATGGACCGTCCCAGTTCGGACTCACAACTCCTCGATCGCATCTTCGAGACGAGCCCGACCGGACTGGTGGTGTTGACTCCCGGGGGAGACATCACCCGGTGTAACGACCGGGCGGAGGAACTGCTTGGGCTCGAAGAGTCGGATATCGAGGGCAAGCGGTACGTCGAACCCGAGTGGCAATTCACCGACGAGGACGGGAGCCCGATTCTCGAATCCGAGCACCCGTTCGTTCGGGTCCGGGACTCCGGTGGGCCGATCTTCGGCCAGGTGTACCGGATAGAGCGCCCCCACGCCGATCCGATCGTGGTCTCGATTTCGGGTGCGCCGATCACTGCGGACGGAACGGTGGCCCGGATCGTCTTTGCCTTCGAGGATATCACCGAACGCCGGGAGCGCGAGCGCGAACTCGAAGTCATGACCCGGCAGCTGGAGGTGCTCAACCGGGTCGTGCGTCACGACATCCGCAACGAGATGGCGGTGGTGCTCGGCTCGATCGAGACCGCCGTGGATCAGGTGTCCGACCCGGACACCATGACGAACCTCGAACGCGCTCAGCAGGCCGGGGACCACGTGGTGTCGATCACGAAGACCGCCCGGGACCTCATGGAAGTCGTCACGGCGACCGAACCGCCCGAACTCGACCCGATCGAGGTCGCGCCGATTCTGGAAGAGGAGGTGGCGATGGTCCGGGAGGGCACCCCCGACGCGACGGTTCGAATCGAGGGCTCGATCCCCACCGTTTCGGTCCGTGGGACTGACCTCCTCGACTCAGTTTTCCGGAACCTCCTCTCCAACGCGATCGATCACTCCGACCAGGAGGCTCCGACAGTGACGGTTTCGGCCACGGTCCAGGATGACCGCCTCCGGGTCTCGGTCGCGGACGACGGCCCTGGGATTCCGGAGGCACAGAAGTGGTCGATCTTCGGGAAAGGCGATCGCGGGCTGGAGAGCGACGGGACCGGTATCGGGCTCTATCTCGTCGAGAACCTGGTGACGCAGTTCGGCGGGGACGTCTGGGTCGAGGACAACGAGCCCCGGGGTGCGGTGTTCGTAGTCGAGTTGGATATCGTCGAGTGA
- a CDS encoding TorD/DmsD family molecular chaperone, whose translation MTEPLEDVDLGRIYGLLSECFKHPDEQFYEDVAAGALEAELEPVAEALDIEYETGVDPDLVPESAAAFDNEYISLFEAFETPYAPAVESPYKEWHDGVAGDGLLDGPPADDMRERYATLDIEIPDAYMPDHLALLLEYASLLVEAGTEEQHRVFVADHLDWLPAFRKLVADAAADAPFHRRYVTVTDAVVRAVRQDLGIEEPDTETVQTMLSRVEDGIEGVPEEKTFRP comes from the coding sequence ATGACCGAACCGCTCGAGGATGTCGATCTCGGCCGGATTTACGGGCTGCTCTCGGAGTGTTTCAAACACCCGGACGAGCAGTTCTACGAGGACGTCGCCGCGGGCGCGCTGGAGGCCGAACTGGAGCCGGTGGCCGAGGCCCTCGATATCGAGTACGAGACCGGGGTCGATCCGGACCTCGTGCCCGAGTCGGCCGCGGCCTTCGACAACGAGTACATCTCGCTGTTCGAGGCCTTCGAGACGCCCTACGCCCCGGCGGTCGAATCACCGTACAAGGAGTGGCACGATGGGGTCGCCGGCGACGGGCTGTTGGATGGCCCGCCTGCCGATGACATGCGCGAGCGCTATGCCACACTCGACATCGAGATTCCCGACGCGTACATGCCGGATCATCTGGCACTCCTGCTTGAGTACGCCTCGCTCCTCGTCGAGGCCGGAACCGAGGAGCAACACCGGGTGTTCGTCGCGGACCATCTCGATTGGCTCCCGGCTTTCCGAAAGCTGGTCGCGGATGCCGCCGCTGATGCGCCGTTCCACCGCCGGTATGTTACAGTCACCGACGCCGTCGTCCGGGCGGTCCGCCAGGATCTCGGTATCGAGGAACCGGATACAGAAACCGTCCAGACGATGCTCAGTCGCGTCGAGGACGGCATAGAGGGCGTCCCGGAGGAGAAGACCTTCCGGCCGTAA
- a CDS encoding cytochrome b/b6 domain-containing protein, with amino-acid sequence MSTMTGESTLTRFTDVQVYAHGLLALSILLLWVTGLPITFHDPFAWLMTIVGYDNVVLVHVAAGAVLILTSVFYLVYGLLGMVGGVTTLSNILPGLGDIREAIEHMKYLAGRRGQPASGKYTFLQKAEVWIIVAETTVMIATGVILYAGTLNGASPAPAFLITRDIHAIVAVTMLVGVTFHLFMTHAKEFPLDRSMFTGNVTLGRACDEWEGWVETSVGYFDVSCSEETHTTALTTSVIVGMILFGVVWTGIILEYVLSPVPTGGLSVAQDVAPNAMPGGVLGTIYAIGLNIAMLVVFAAIVALAYGFYDRWTVAE; translated from the coding sequence ATGTCGACGATGACCGGCGAGAGCACGCTGACCCGGTTCACCGACGTGCAGGTCTACGCCCACGGCTTACTCGCCCTCTCGATCCTCCTCCTGTGGGTGACCGGCCTGCCGATCACGTTCCACGACCCCTTTGCGTGGCTCATGACTATCGTGGGGTATGACAACGTCGTGCTGGTTCACGTCGCCGCGGGGGCGGTGTTGATCCTCACGTCGGTGTTCTACCTCGTCTACGGGCTGCTGGGGATGGTCGGTGGCGTGACGACACTCTCGAACATCCTGCCCGGTCTGGGGGACATCCGCGAAGCGATCGAGCACATGAAGTACCTCGCCGGGCGTCGCGGGCAGCCCGCCTCGGGGAAGTATACTTTCCTCCAGAAGGCCGAAGTCTGGATCATCGTCGCCGAGACGACGGTCATGATCGCGACGGGCGTGATCCTGTACGCGGGCACGTTGAACGGTGCGTCGCCGGCCCCGGCCTTCCTCATCACCCGGGACATCCACGCCATCGTCGCCGTAACGATGCTGGTGGGGGTGACCTTCCACCTCTTCATGACCCACGCCAAGGAGTTCCCGCTCGACCGCTCGATGTTCACCGGGAACGTCACGCTGGGTCGGGCCTGCGATGAGTGGGAGGGCTGGGTCGAGACCTCCGTCGGGTACTTCGACGTGTCCTGCTCGGAAGAGACCCACACTACCGCACTCACCACGAGTGTCATCGTCGGGATGATCCTCTTCGGTGTCGTCTGGACGGGGATCATTCTGGAGTACGTTCTCTCCCCGGTTCCGACCGGCGGGCTGAGCGTCGCTCAGGACGTGGCACCGAACGCGATGCCCGGCGGGGTGCTGGGAACTATCTACGCGATCGGCCTCAACATCGCAATGTTGGTCGTCTTTGCGGCGATCGTGGCCCTGGCATACGGGTTCTACGATCGATGGACTGTTGCCGAATGA
- a CDS encoding 4Fe-4S dicluster domain-containing protein, whose amino-acid sequence MGEQWAFYFDANKCIGCHACTVACKNQNDLDPESATWRRVVQSGQGEFPDYEEISVSISCMHCEDPPCETVCPTGAIEKRDSDGIVTVNRDKCIGCHYCAWSCPYGAPKFDGDNKMQKCHMCLGKGAGEGYGSPAKKHEDDGGEKPACVDTCVGGALKAGPMDELTKEATEDAVNRATKRKGNVIIETGGPTVTFESESD is encoded by the coding sequence ATGGGCGAACAGTGGGCCTTCTACTTCGACGCGAACAAGTGCATTGGCTGTCACGCCTGCACGGTCGCTTGCAAGAATCAGAACGACCTCGACCCCGAATCGGCCACCTGGCGACGGGTCGTGCAGTCCGGGCAGGGTGAGTTCCCCGATTACGAGGAGATCAGCGTGTCCATCTCCTGTATGCACTGTGAGGACCCACCCTGTGAAACGGTGTGTCCGACGGGGGCCATCGAGAAGCGCGACAGCGACGGTATCGTGACTGTCAATCGTGATAAGTGTATTGGCTGTCACTACTGCGCCTGGAGTTGCCCGTACGGCGCGCCGAAGTTCGACGGCGACAACAAGATGCAGAAGTGTCACATGTGTCTTGGCAAAGGTGCTGGCGAGGGATACGGCTCGCCCGCAAAAAAGCACGAAGACGACGGTGGCGAGAAGCCGGCTTGTGTCGATACGTGTGTCGGTGGGGCGCTCAAAGCCGGTCCGATGGACGAGTTGACGAAGGAAGCAACAGAGGACGCCGTCAATAGAGCCACCAAGCGAAAGGGCAACGTCATCATCGAGACTGGCGGACCCACGGTGACCTTCGAGAGCGAGTCAGACTAA
- a CDS encoding molybdopterin-containing oxidoreductase family protein → MSNSTSTTNESDGSRIERRTFLKGSAAAALSAGIGGAGVSQVVQGSTESEAGSDGWVASGTCWDCHQLCGQRVRMKNGTAVELKGVDGHPRGSPGEGREGRLCSKAHAQIEKAYDPHRIKEPYVRKDGELQKASWEEAFQVAADKLATFKDEHGPEKLLMAEGYDTDDMWKHLIMDIYGSPNKVGHKTICHGPWSYTWDWMGGRGRPAPDHKNSEYIISWGRNLLEAFNGQWEPMGILDAIEENDATLVTIDPRYTKTAQHSDEWLPIEPRTDGALALAMANVIIEEGLYDEDFVENYTYGFNELRQQVSDKTPEWAAEITDIDATKIRKVARGFAEAAPNCYATVWTGITNQSNGQKNAQNIHVLNGLVGNLDRPGGLRYWESPVDLADPYEVQGVEFPSNQDGRSQPLSDYEEYPFHHVRGLAHAQFPEAVENGDVAGAFMYWFSPLKNSNTQDWIEALEEMDLLIAIDAYWNGMTRRADVVFPESSQLEKPMLGAGGSGSYSTQGWVTGSKAAIEPQWDTKPGFDILKGLAEAMGYGEYVPWDSKEEKINDALSGMGLTLDELDEKNYVIQGEYGYESWKEDGFDTATGKFEFVLDNVEDYAAAAEQAGISTAPEYVPPEKFGQMPDEEYPLDFTDAFVEQISRGGDQTLDHSRQLLAERWGLDHKDYRGNYLLLNPDDAEPRGIEDGDMVTVESPEGSISLMAHVTEGIKPGYTATTLGWGKGSITPNEEGGNSMMLHNADQIEPISGQVARHIKVEVTKGGDA, encoded by the coding sequence ATGAGTAACTCTACATCGACCACGAACGAATCCGACGGTTCGCGAATCGAGCGCCGCACGTTCCTGAAAGGAAGTGCTGCGGCCGCACTATCGGCGGGTATCGGTGGTGCTGGGGTTTCCCAGGTTGTCCAGGGGAGTACCGAATCGGAGGCGGGGTCCGACGGTTGGGTCGCTTCCGGGACTTGCTGGGACTGCCACCAACTGTGTGGCCAGCGGGTGCGGATGAAAAACGGCACCGCCGTCGAACTCAAGGGCGTCGACGGACATCCCCGGGGGAGCCCGGGCGAGGGCCGCGAGGGTCGGCTCTGTTCGAAGGCCCACGCCCAGATCGAGAAGGCCTACGACCCACACCGGATCAAGGAGCCCTACGTCCGCAAGGACGGCGAACTACAGAAGGCCTCCTGGGAGGAGGCCTTCCAGGTCGCCGCCGACAAACTCGCGACCTTCAAGGACGAACACGGGCCGGAGAAACTCCTCATGGCGGAGGGGTATGATACCGATGACATGTGGAAACACCTTATCATGGACATCTACGGGAGTCCGAACAAGGTGGGCCATAAGACGATCTGTCACGGGCCGTGGTCCTACACGTGGGACTGGATGGGCGGTCGGGGGCGGCCCGCGCCGGACCACAAGAACAGCGAGTACATCATCAGCTGGGGTCGGAATCTGCTCGAGGCGTTCAACGGGCAGTGGGAACCGATGGGCATTCTGGATGCGATCGAGGAGAACGACGCGACCCTGGTGACCATCGATCCACGGTACACCAAGACGGCCCAGCACTCCGACGAGTGGCTCCCAATCGAGCCCCGGACGGATGGCGCACTCGCGCTGGCGATGGCCAATGTCATCATCGAGGAGGGGCTTTACGACGAGGACTTCGTCGAGAACTACACTTACGGGTTCAACGAATTGCGACAACAGGTCAGTGACAAAACGCCCGAGTGGGCAGCCGAGATCACTGACATCGACGCGACAAAGATCAGGAAGGTCGCCCGCGGGTTCGCCGAGGCCGCGCCGAACTGCTATGCGACGGTTTGGACTGGTATCACGAACCAGTCGAACGGACAGAAAAACGCGCAGAACATCCACGTGCTGAACGGCCTCGTTGGCAACCTGGACCGGCCCGGTGGACTCCGGTACTGGGAGTCACCGGTCGATCTGGCAGACCCATACGAGGTGCAGGGCGTCGAGTTCCCGTCCAACCAGGACGGACGTTCACAGCCTCTTTCGGACTATGAGGAGTACCCGTTCCACCACGTCCGCGGGCTTGCACACGCCCAGTTCCCGGAGGCCGTGGAAAACGGCGACGTCGCCGGGGCCTTCATGTACTGGTTCAGTCCGCTGAAAAACTCCAACACGCAGGACTGGATCGAGGCCCTGGAGGAGATGGACCTCTTGATCGCCATCGACGCCTACTGGAACGGAATGACGCGCCGAGCGGATGTCGTCTTCCCCGAATCCTCTCAGCTGGAGAAGCCGATGCTTGGCGCGGGCGGATCGGGATCTTACTCGACACAGGGCTGGGTCACCGGATCGAAGGCCGCGATCGAGCCCCAGTGGGACACCAAGCCCGGCTTTGACATCCTCAAGGGGCTTGCCGAGGCGATGGGCTACGGCGAGTACGTCCCGTGGGATTCCAAAGAGGAGAAGATCAACGACGCACTCTCCGGCATGGGGCTCACACTCGATGAGCTAGACGAGAAGAACTACGTCATCCAGGGCGAGTATGGCTATGAATCCTGGAAGGAAGACGGGTTCGACACGGCAACTGGCAAGTTCGAGTTCGTCCTGGACAACGTCGAGGATTATGCCGCCGCTGCCGAACAGGCCGGGATCTCGACGGCACCCGAGTACGTCCCACCAGAAAAGTTCGGCCAGATGCCGGACGAGGAGTATCCACTCGACTTTACTGACGCCTTCGTCGAACAGATCTCACGTGGCGGCGATCAGACGCTCGATCACTCCCGCCAACTCCTCGCCGAGCGATGGGGGCTCGATCACAAGGATTACCGGGGCAATTACCTGTTGCTCAACCCCGATGACGCCGAACCCCGGGGTATCGAGGATGGTGACATGGTAACCGTCGAATCGCCCGAGGGCTCGATTTCGCTGATGGCTCACGTGACCGAGGGCATCAAACCAGGATACACGGCGACGACCCTCGGCTGGGGGAAGGGCTCCATCACGCCCAACGAGGAAGGAGGGAACTCCATGATGTTACATAACGCCGATCAAATCGAACCGATCAGTGGGCAGGTGGCCCGGCACATCAAAGTCGAGGTTACGAAAGGAGGTGATGCCTGA
- a CDS encoding 4Fe-4S ferredoxin N-terminal domain-containing protein — translation MTNTDGAGGQRRPLSGDEMGNLGGRQDYDEDLGRRMARDARRVSDGELSEAEFHEKYHEEVLEEFGRDDRPLAVD, via the coding sequence ATGACAAATACAGATGGTGCGGGTGGGCAACGCCGCCCGCTCTCAGGGGACGAGATGGGGAACCTCGGCGGCCGGCAGGACTACGACGAGGACCTGGGTCGGCGGATGGCCCGCGACGCCAGGCGGGTCTCGGATGGGGAGCTGTCCGAGGCCGAGTTCCACGAGAAGTACCACGAGGAAGTACTCGAGGAGTTCGGACGTGACGATCGACCACTGGCTGTTGACTGA
- a CDS encoding helix-turn-helix domain-containing protein — MTRFTQVPEPEERELRVVIQVQPETGCPLVEFEGRSETLKSQLSGDICHCEAIVEDADTRVEHTTKDVSDPCVCSVFHENACVADITDAGERGLTITTYVRDRTVLEELIEDLNNVGDSVRLVEITSNYDGNIDKRVEEVDLSSLTEKQRSAAKLAIEMGYYQRPRETSLEEMAAELDISQQALSQRLGAVEEKLITQLFTDA; from the coding sequence ATGACCCGTTTCACACAAGTGCCCGAACCGGAGGAGCGTGAGCTCCGGGTCGTCATCCAGGTTCAGCCGGAGACTGGTTGTCCACTCGTCGAGTTCGAGGGCCGGTCGGAAACGCTCAAATCACAGCTTTCGGGGGACATCTGTCACTGCGAGGCGATCGTCGAGGACGCGGATACCCGGGTCGAACACACTACCAAGGACGTCTCCGATCCCTGTGTCTGTTCGGTGTTCCACGAAAACGCCTGTGTCGCGGACATCACTGACGCCGGCGAACGGGGGCTCACGATCACGACCTACGTGCGGGATCGGACGGTCCTAGAGGAGCTCATCGAAGACCTCAACAACGTGGGCGATTCGGTCCGCCTCGTCGAGATCACCTCGAACTACGACGGCAATATCGACAAGCGGGTCGAAGAGGTGGACCTCTCCTCGCTGACGGAGAAACAGCGCTCGGCGGCGAAGCTCGCGATCGAGATGGGCTACTATCAGCGGCCCCGTGAGACTTCTCTGGAGGAGATGGCCGCGGAACTCGACATTTCCCAGCAGGCGCTCTCACAGCGTCTCGGCGCTGTCGAGGAGAAGCTCATCACGCAACTCTTTACGGACGCCTGA
- the mobA gene encoding molybdenum cofactor guanylyltransferase yields the protein MGAGVLVCGGGSTRFGDRDKVCADLAGRPLVRHVADRIEPIVDELIVNCRAAQAECLDAVLSGYSRPVRFALDEIEDAGPMHGMEQGLAATESEYAVVVACDMPFVDPDFVASLFEIAADHEAVLPRHGEGNWYQPLQAVYHADAMVASIRAAVENGVERPIKPALDLDVVTVEGERLRRLTAERTFFNVNTQADLERAEQLLETVEH from the coding sequence ATGGGTGCGGGAGTACTCGTCTGTGGCGGGGGATCGACCCGGTTCGGGGACCGCGATAAGGTCTGTGCGGACCTCGCGGGTCGCCCGCTCGTGCGCCACGTGGCCGATCGGATCGAGCCGATCGTCGACGAACTCATCGTCAACTGCCGGGCGGCCCAGGCCGAGTGCCTCGACGCTGTCCTCTCGGGGTACTCCAGGCCGGTTCGGTTCGCCCTGGACGAGATCGAGGACGCCGGTCCGATGCACGGGATGGAGCAGGGGCTCGCCGCGACCGAGTCCGAGTACGCCGTCGTCGTGGCCTGTGATATGCCCTTCGTCGACCCCGACTTCGTGGCCTCGCTCTTCGAGATCGCGGCGGACCACGAAGCGGTGCTACCCCGACACGGAGAGGGCAACTGGTATCAACCACTGCAGGCGGTCTATCACGCTGACGCGATGGTCGCCTCGATCCGTGCGGCCGTCGAAAACGGGGTGGAGCGACCGATCAAACCGGCCCTCGACCTCGACGTAGTCACGGTCGAGGGCGAGCGGCTTCGGCGGCTGACAGCGGAGCGAACCTTTTTCAACGTGAACACGCAGGCGGACCTCGAACGGGCCGAACAGCTGCTCGAAACGGTCGAGCACTGA
- a CDS encoding NifB/NifX family molybdenum-iron cluster-binding protein, producing MRVALPSTNRDERSAPVATHFGRTAVFTVINTETDEIELLEHEGGHGHDSSPPPVTIANANVDVVIAGDIGRGAVSRLQDAGIEVFRGADGTVDEALTQWEAGELEAVDPGDVHGHDHGDHDHDHGDHEHGHGHGDHEHGHGHGDHEHGHGHGDHEHGHEHESDEHEHNHGLHHGHGQGTDSDEN from the coding sequence ATGCGCGTCGCACTTCCGTCGACGAACCGAGACGAACGGAGCGCCCCCGTCGCGACTCACTTCGGCCGGACAGCCGTCTTCACGGTCATCAACACCGAGACCGACGAAATCGAACTTCTGGAACACGAAGGCGGTCACGGCCACGATTCGAGTCCGCCCCCGGTGACGATCGCGAACGCTAACGTGGATGTCGTCATCGCCGGCGACATCGGTCGTGGGGCGGTTTCACGTCTGCAGGACGCCGGCATCGAGGTCTTCCGCGGGGCCGACGGAACCGTGGATGAAGCCCTCACCCAGTGGGAAGCAGGGGAGCTAGAGGCTGTCGATCCCGGGGACGTTCACGGTCACGACCACGGCGATCACGACCATGACCATGGCGACCACGAACACGGACACGGCCATGGCGACCACGAACACGGACACGGCCATGGCGACCACGAACACGGACACGGCCATGGCGACCACGAGCACGGACACGAACACGAATCAGACGAGCACGAACACAATCACGGCCTGCACCACGGCCACGGACAGGGCACCGACTCCGACGAGAACTGA
- a CDS encoding metal-sulfur cluster assembly factor has translation MALSEDIRDALSEVYDPEIPVNIVDLGLVYTIEVEEDTGSAHIEMTLTSMGCPIADSIKRNVTVAAESVEGVSDVEVELVWEPPWGPEKATESGKAKLESMGIRVPNYDDEGEEDPAGPETPF, from the coding sequence ATGGCACTCAGCGAGGACATTCGGGACGCTCTCTCGGAGGTGTACGATCCGGAGATTCCCGTCAACATCGTGGACCTCGGATTGGTGTACACCATCGAGGTCGAGGAGGACACCGGTTCGGCACACATCGAGATGACGCTGACGAGCATGGGCTGTCCGATCGCGGACAGCATCAAACGGAACGTCACCGTGGCCGCCGAATCGGTCGAGGGGGTCTCGGACGTCGAGGTCGAACTCGTCTGGGAGCCACCGTGGGGCCCGGAGAAGGCGACCGAATCCGGCAAGGCCAAGCTCGAATCGATGGGGATCCGGGTCCCGAACTACGACGACGAGGGCGAAGAGGACCCGGCCGGCCCCGAGACACCGTTCTGA
- a CDS encoding aminotransferase class I/II-fold pyridoxal phosphate-dependent enzyme has product MSSEDTQYLAEKLEQMRERGETWELKELETPSQPTVTVEGEEAILLAANNYLDLAADSRVREAAKDAIDEYGMGAGSDWSIAGYMEVQDELNEAIADFKNTEAGVSFQTGFAVNAGVLPQLLEDGDVFLSDELNHGSIIDGVRLSPADVKIYGHTDMGDLEDTLREVHDEYNRMIVVTDGVFSMDGDIAPMDEIQSLANEYGAMTYVDDAHGEGVLGGGHGIGTEFDLEQEIDFQMGTFSKAAGGFGGMFAGDQHVVEYAYNTARTWLLSAGYPPAVAAANMKALEIIENEPERVEKLWENREYFASELESMGWDTGRSETPIVPAMVGDSNKAKELGERLFENGVFALPIVFPMVPRGEARIRNQLSAGHSKEDLNEALRVYEEVGRDLDLI; this is encoded by the coding sequence ATGAGTAGCGAGGACACACAGTACCTGGCCGAGAAGCTGGAACAGATGCGAGAGCGAGGGGAGACCTGGGAGCTAAAGGAGCTCGAGACCCCCTCACAGCCCACCGTCACCGTGGAGGGCGAGGAGGCCATCCTGCTCGCGGCGAACAACTACCTCGATCTGGCAGCCGACTCGCGGGTCCGGGAGGCCGCCAAGGACGCCATCGACGAGTACGGCATGGGTGCGGGCTCGGACTGGTCGATCGCGGGCTACATGGAGGTCCAGGACGAGCTCAACGAGGCCATCGCGGACTTCAAAAACACCGAGGCGGGGGTCTCCTTCCAGACCGGCTTCGCCGTCAACGCGGGGGTCCTCCCCCAACTCCTGGAGGACGGAGACGTCTTCCTCTCTGACGAACTGAACCACGGGAGCATCATCGACGGAGTCCGGCTCTCCCCGGCGGACGTGAAGATCTACGGGCACACCGACATGGGCGACCTGGAGGACACCCTCCGGGAGGTCCACGACGAGTACAACCGCATGATCGTCGTGACCGACGGCGTGTTCTCCATGGACGGGGACATCGCCCCGATGGACGAGATCCAGTCCCTGGCAAACGAGTACGGCGCGATGACCTACGTCGATGACGCCCACGGTGAAGGGGTCCTGGGCGGCGGCCACGGCATCGGCACGGAGTTCGACCTGGAGCAGGAGATCGACTTCCAGATGGGCACCTTCTCGAAGGCGGCCGGGGGCTTCGGCGGGATGTTCGCCGGCGACCAGCACGTGGTGGAGTACGCCTACAACACCGCCCGCACCTGGCTTTTGAGCGCGGGCTATCCGCCGGCGGTCGCGGCGGCCAACATGAAGGCCCTGGAGATCATCGAGAACGAGCCCGAGCGGGTCGAGAAGCTCTGGGAGAACCGCGAGTACTTCGCCAGCGAACTGGAGTCGATGGGCTGGGATACGGGGCGCAGCGAGACGCCGATCGTCCCGGCGATGGTCGGGGACAGCAACAAGGCCAAGGAGCTCGGCGAGCGACTCTTCGAGAACGGCGTCTTCGCGCTCCCCATCGTCTTCCCGATGGTGCCCCGGGGCGAGGCCCGGATCCGCAACCAGCTCAGCGCGGGCCACTCCAAGGAGGACCTGAACGAGGCGCTGCGTGTCTACGAGGAAGTCGGCCGTGACCTGGACCTGATCTGA